The sequence below is a genomic window from Macrobrachium nipponense isolate FS-2020 chromosome 40, ASM1510439v2, whole genome shotgun sequence.
GTTATAAGGATTGGTCGTGATGCAGTAGCGAAGTTACATTGACGTCATCAAATGCTTCGCTGCCAGTTTTgtagtctttatttatttatttatttatttatttatttatttatttatttattgtcagtTGCTGCAGCTGACAGATTTGTGTTGCATGGGCTGTGACAACTCACCTAAACATCTATGTTCTTCCATAGGTTGTGTTAATAAACGGAAAAACcatgtaatttttaaatttcatttatttagttaagCTCTCGGTTTTCAGAAGATCCAGAATGATTTTAAAACTGTTGCgtaaccaatctctctctctctctctctctctctctctctctctctctctctctctctctctctcgtttattatgTTGATTAGCTCATTATCATATCTGAATTGATATTATACAAGGCCCattatatgtgtacataaatatgcAATCGTGTTCAAGTGCTGGTCACCGCACTATTACCCTTGATGCTCTGAAAGTCAAAATAAGAGCAAGTAGCcccctctttattttgtttaaaaccCGTTGACGAATATTATACAACCTCTGTACTCTATACATTATCCAACCAAACAAAGTTAATGCTTTTATAATGGATCCGGATATCATCATCCCCATACATATTTAGAGGATACTTGACGAATGTAAGATTATTCAGTCCTAGACCAAAGCTCCAGATGCAATGTGTTCATAAGCCATGGCTGAACATGAGTCTAGTGCGTACTTTCTTCAGAAAGccgctaactttttttttttttctatcaaagaaaatatgtaatatcttacaattttaacagaattacattcagaatattatccaagttgacttaaatttactagaattaaaaaaatattaacttgtaCTTTATACAAATAATCcatgtattttaatgtaaatatttttctgtagttacccatataagattttatcagtatatatctatttttcattaTCCTTGATTTTAGAAAGCCGTTAACTCTaaactgattaacataaatgtttaAGTGGAAGTTAACAAATTTAGTTATTGATTTCAATAGTTTATGTacgtataactgattcacttaaggtagattctcggatgagcctcattcttacgagacgtttgttttggtggccgctgatttggcttgtaccgggaggtaggcagctcctagccaatcagcggccgccaaactaacgtctcgtaggtgtagggatcatccaagaatctaccttaagtgaaccagttatagttacTTGTTCATTTACCAACTGACATACTTATTcgtcttttttatttctgaatccGTTTTCTACTTATAACTTCTTGCTTACTTCCGCGAAGCTAATTCTAATCCAGCTGGtgacatttacttatttattcatttttttctggatgtttTCATTACAGCTAGTGATTTACATAAGCATTTCGGATTTTAATAAGTTAAAAATGATTACGCGCCATTCGAGTTAAACTAAGGAATTTCACAATAATGTAATGGAAGTATTTTGGCATTCAATATCATCTGAAAATGGCAGATTAGAcccctcatttattattattattattattattattattattattattattattattattattattattattaatttaacatCAATGACAATTTAATAGACAAAATCTCATACTTTATGTAAACAaacatatttttagttttctgtaaaagaaaactattgatatggctTTATCTCTCCGCCttctaatcttaaaaactacagaggatacagagctgcaaattggtatgttgatcatccaccctccaatcatcaaacacaccaaattgcagccctctagcctcagcagtttttatttaatctaaggttaaaattagccataatcgtgcttctggcaacgatatagtataggccaccactgggccgtggtccaagtttcatggaccgcggccctaacagcattataccaagaccaccgaaagagagatctattttcggtgggcttgattatatgctgtggcagctgtgcagaaaactcgattgcgcgtaagaaacttcggcgcatttttttacttgtttaatcatCCCTTATAGTTTTGAAGAAATGCTTTCATAAATCATCGCTATAACGAAAGAGAAAATTGGAACGACCTAAGAAAACATTACAAAGTCGTAATAAAACTAGAGACAACAATAAGACCACTCACTActgtacgtagagagagagagatcgtaacgACGACATAATCTGATAAATACGTCAACTTACCATCAAACCCTATTTACCCTAATCTTACCCACCTGGTGTTGTACGTTTATGCTACTACACCCGCTTGCGCACAGATGCCCACAAGTAGGCTACATCCGTACACATGTACGTATAGATGAGCGGAAGGGGTTATGCCGATAAATGGACCCTAGTTGTAGATGTTCCTGTGAAGTTATTATAtagatagtttattattattattaactattataaTGAGCGAAGGTTCacagtaactatactctgtttttttccatctgtccacccgcctgtggtattttGGTATGGTAAACActtcgtcccgggctttagatagttacgctatgtgctatgtttaagttttaggtaaataaaaggatatctgggtgtacatttgcaactgaaaagtgttttaataatttactgtatgcgaaataCACCATTTATATTCGAagtaggatattgttattattgttgaatgtaagctgaatgtaactatctaaagcccgggacgcagtgttaccatacgtaaacaccacaggcgggtggacagatggaaaaaaaccgagtataggccTAGGAGGCTAATATCTTACAGCGATCTTCCGCAGGACGGAATGCCATATCTGTAAACGATAGACTAAGGAGAACACAATTATCTGTAAATATAGTTTAATCAAACAGAACGGCAACTATAAGTTAgcgaaaataaatgcataaataagaagaaaaagctaaaaaataTGCCCAAGTGTCTTCGGTGaaatcgagttatctgtacagcgtatCATCAAGACCACCGAATATAGACCTATCTTTCGGCGGTCTTGCTATAATGCTAAATGAGCCGCGGCCTACGAAACTAGCCAAGGgaaggtggtggcctgtcctatatcgttgtcagacgcacgattttGGCTAAATTCATCATAGGTGAAAAGTTCGATAACTACATAGACATTTGTTATGTAGATTGTTATTgccagaataataatattaaaaaaaaagggatgtTAGAAATTTCTAACTCTTTTCGTAAGCTATTTTGACCGCAGCATTCACAAGCACAAACAGAACAGCTTGTATTTAAAGGTATCATTCATCTTTCTGACAAATACACAATTACtgaggggggtgggagggattCGACCTTTCTATTATAGTGGGTGACCTGCCCTCATTTGACCTGAACCGTTGCTGCTGGGTTtctccacacttctctctctctctgcgttaatTAGTCTGACCAGGTGAAGGatggaattcatatatatatatatatatatatatatatatatatatatatatatatatatatatatgatgtgtgtgtgtgtgtgtgtgtgtgtactatatatatataatatatatataatatatatatatatatatatatatatatatatatatatatatgaataacttgatcacgaagtatataaaacgtgatgctatgtataaagtttttttcaatttttttcctttggtcgcaaaaaaccattatatatatatattatatatatatatatatattacatatatatatatataatatatatagatatataactttatactatatatgtatatatataccatataatatatatgtatatatatatataatatatatgtgtgtgtgtgtgtgtaatatatatatatataattattatattaattaattaaacctAATcctatataccctatatatatatatatatgttgtgctgtgtgtgtgtgtgtgtgtttgtgtgtgtttgtgtatgtaaatgtCCTTACCTTCATCTGCTCATGGATGACCTTCCATACAAATAGATATAATTTGTGTATTTGTTACCACCAAAATtaatcatttgtgtgtgtgtgtgtgttttgtaaaatCTTAGTCTAAAAAGTTTCCCCaaaaaatttttatgtaaaaaaagttTCCTAATTTGTGTGCTTGGTTCCtccaaaattaatcaaaattattttatttatttatttatttttgtaaaatcttaaaatctaaaACTGTCCCacctcaaaaaaatatttttgaatgtaaaaaaaaaaaaaaaaaaaaaaaaaaaaaaaaaaaacaaaaaaaaaaaaaaaaaaaaaaaaaaaatttttaaataacctaAATCTCGCAAAAGAGTATTCGGTGAAATAGGCCATACTTGGGCCTACGCTAACCCCTCCTTGCCAACAtccacccccacctcccccaaCCCCTAACCCCCCTTACTTTCCCATTTATTTCTCCCGGCCTATTTTCCGCGGTCGGTTCCCGACACCTGCCCGACCAAACTGTCTTCATCATTATTCATTAGCTAATTAACTCCCGCGAAATAGCCAATTACATGCGATGTGTGAACGCTACTGCCAGCAGATGCGGTTGACGCGTGCTTTCGTTATTATTCGGTTATTCATCTTATGTTTCTccgttattttctatttatcgtcatttttcctttattttccctgCCTTCTCTCAGCTCTCTCCTTTTTCAATTGTTCTCTCTTATTCTCTATTATTCGGATGTTAACGACCGATGAAGTATCGTtccatttgaattttttctgttttaatttttcttatcagtgtctctctcttcgtatttatctattatttttttattatacttgttattaaaattatttgattatttttattttcatcatttttattttcatttttattcttattatttatttatttttaatattatcttagaattattaattcttatttaatgtttcatattttttattttcatttttattacttttatttttcattttcatttttacttctattatttttacttttatatttattaactttacaaatttttattattcttattttatattaattttttatttatgattacttatatttttgtttttatttttagttaattttattttatttttaatattatccttttattatattaattttattttcattataattattttatagtttttattattttttattatttattctttcctCCTTCTTTCCTTTGATTTCCTTATATCTTTGCAATTTGctgcaagagaggagagagagagagagagagagagagagagagagagagagagagagagatgcttcacAGCAAACAAAACACATTCATTCCCTCAGAATTCATTCACTTGTCTGCCAAAGCCAGGATCAAAGAATGTTGGGGGTTAGGTTGTGTGTGGGGTAGGGGGTTATGTTGGCTCTCCCTCCTGTAACAACCCGTAGACTATCAGTCTGGTACAAGCGGCAATGGGTCATAATGAGGCTTGAAAGAGTAAATAAATGTGAGAGCGaccattagtaataataataataataatattaataataataataataataataatagttattattattattattattattattattatctttttttttttttttttttttttgctctttcacagtcctccaattcgactgggtggtatttacagtgtggggttccgggttgcatcctgcctccttaggagtccatcactcttcttactatgtgcgccgtttctaggatcacactcttctgcatgagtcctagagctacttcggcctctagtttttccagattctttttcagggatgttgggatcgtgcctagtgttcctatgattatgggtacaatttccactggcatatcccatatccttcattatttctattttcaggtcttgatacttatccattttttccttttctttctcttcaactctggtgtcccatggtattgcgacatcaatgagtgatactttcttcttgattttgtcaatcaacgtcacgtctggtctatttgcacgtatcaccctatctctgataccatagtcccagaggatctttgcctgatcgttttctatcactcctttattattattattattattattattattattagtagtagtagtagtagtagtagtagtagtagtagtagtagtagtagtcgtgcTACATattagatttattcattaattattattattattaattattattatattattattattattattattattattattattattattattttcgtgctACATTACtatgtttatattcatatattattattattattattattattattattattattattattattattattattattattattattattattatataactgtctgcctcataataatcattattcacTAACGCTAATTAGATTTAAAAATCAATAAGTATTGTTGGTgatcttttatttgaaaaattattattaatatatttgaatGAGCTGTTAGTACTGTTTCCATCTTGCTTGTGTATTTCCCATTGACTCCATTACATCTGTCTTCTATAGTCAAAGTCCAATTCAAAGTAAACAAAGCGTGacctgacctccagcttactcggacgggtgcaagattttccccgcacgcataagttgtaaacattatattcctaacttttaaagtaaattaaagtgTGTTGAAAGTCAAGTCCTGGTTTAAAATTACTGTTTGAAGTCAAGTTTTAACATTTCTACTTAAAGTCAAGTTCTGGttataaattactttttaaagtCAAGTTCTGGTTATAAACTACCTTTTAAAGTCAAGTTCTGGttataaattactttttaaagtCAAGTTCTGGttataaattactttttaaagtCAAGTTCTGGttataaattactttttaaagtCAAGTTCTGGTTATAAACTACTTTTTAAAGTCAAGTTCTGGttataaattactttttaaagtCAAGTTCTGGttataaattactttttaaagtCAAGTTCTGGTTATAAATTGCTTTTTAAAGTCAAGTTCTGGttacaaattactttttaaagtCAAGTTTAAAGTCAACTTTTGGTTTGAAACGACTATTTAAAGTTAAGTTCTGGTTTAAAAGTAGTCTAAAGTCAAGTTTTGGTTTAAAATTAGTCTAAAGTCAACTTTTAGTTTAAGATTACTGTCCAAGTCCAAGTTCTGGTTTCAAATTAGTTTATAGTCAAATTTTGGTTTTAAATTACTGTCTAAAGTCCAAGGTCTGGTTTCAAATTActttctaaagtccaagttctggTTTCAAATTAGTTTATAGTCAAAGAAATTTTGGTTTAAATTACTGTCTAAGTCCAAGGTCTGTTTCAAAATTActttctaaagtccaagttctgtTTCCAAATTAGTTTATAGTCAAATTTTGGTTTAAATTACTGTCTAAAGTCCAAAGTCTGGTTTTCAATTACTTTCTAAGTCCAAGTTCTGGTTTCAATTAGTTTATAGTCAAATTTTGGTTTTAAATTACTGTGCTAAAGTCCAAGGTTCTGGTTTCAAATTACTTTTCTAAAAGTCCAAGGTCTGGTTTCAAATTActttctaaagtccaagttctggTTTCAAATTACTGTCTAAAGCCAAGTTCTGGTTTCAGATTAGTTTAAAGTTAAGTTTTGGTTTAAAATTACAGTTTAAAATCAAGTTCTGGTTGatataaaattattgtttaaaGTCAAGTTTTGGTTTAAAATTACTGTCTAATCATAATGGCAAGTTCTGGTTTAATCAGCGTTTTAAATCAAGTTTTGGTTTAAAATTAGTGTTTAAAGCCAAGTTCTGGCTTAAAACAACTGTTTAAAGTCTAGTTTTAATTAGAGTTTAAAGTCAAGTTCTGGTTTCAAATTAGTTTAAAATTAAGTTCTGGTTTCAAATTAGTTTAAAATTAAGTTCTGGTTTCAAATTACCGTTTAAAGTCAAGTTCAGGTTTCAAATTAGTTTAAAGTCAAGTTCTGGTTTCAAATTAGTGTAAAGGTGAGTTTTGGATTCAAATTACCGTTTACAGTCAAGTTTTGGTTTCCCATTTCTTCCCgcgttctcttcctctttctttgtccttttttattGAAGGAAGAACCACAAAGGTGAATCGGGCATCTCATTAGTATTCCGGAAGACAGGGAGACTGCCTACCAATACGTCACTTTCTTTTGATCTCGGCCTTCAACGACGATTATAAATATTTACgcgctacatctctctctctctctctctctctctctctctctctctctctccttcctttcttcagGTAATGGTTATCGCCTCTCGGGTAAATCCTCTTATCGCAAATCCCCTCTTTCCTAGAGcatctcgttcgctccttcttctccagactttattgtcttgtttttttttattaattcgttTCATTCTTTCGTTATTTTCCTCCCTCGGTCTCTCCACCATTCTTAACTTTGCACAGTgcttctctttctctatttccatctttttttcgtcagcaacagtgtggaagagtttaaaagaaagctacacaaaatCATGAGAACACTGATTAAACAGTCTCGCTTCggtttaatatttcattattcctgaatttcaccttttttttccttattctcgTTCGTCATCCATCTTGATTCTTCGCACCTTCCCAGGATGGGCCGATCTCCCTAATTGAGACCAAGTCCGTTCCAAACTGCACTGATTAAAAGTGACGTATTTGCAAATGAGGTTATTCGTATCACCTCATCGCTTCTACCTGCTGGTTCTTACCGTCATATCTTCTATAAGTCTTCACACCTGTGAGGacttttttatcttattctttttttagttCACTGAACAAACGTTCTGgaaagatctgaaaaaaaaaaagagatttggGAATATCCGCTCGGAGGTGCTATATGAGCGAAAAGTGGGTCTCAGTCCTCCCCACCTTTCTACCCGACCTAATCATCTAATTAGTTTGCGAATCTGATTATAAACAAAGACCCCTTTACCTGGTCGAACAACACCAGTTTATACCTGGATCTCGTGGGTGGCGCACGAGTACCTCTGGGACCGCCATCATACAATAAGGGAGAATCGGTCGGTGCCTTTGAAAGCTGAAAGCTCTCGCATTTAGGAAAGCGTCCCTCGTTCTCGATTGCCTCCATGATCGACACCGCGACGGCATCTTGTCCCATTTGCTCGAGCGAGGCGACAGATTTCAATGGGATAGTGTCGCGAGAAAGTCATTTCGTGCATCATCCCGTCCCTCAAAGGCCCGCGATGCATCCAGTGCTACATCCGAAACCTATCCACCTAGCCAAGCTGCCGGCGCCCAGGCACCACCCGGTAACGCATCCGTCGGCTCGACTGATGATGATCCGGTTCGATCACGCTCGTAAGATGACGCCCTTCCCGACGGACAACAAACGCATCGCCGACTTGGCGTCGTTGGCGGGAACCTCTGCGACGCGCCAAAGACCGCCGCTAGGCCACCGCAGCTCTGCGGAGAGATCCTGCCCCTCCGTCTCCAGCTGCGGCAATGCGACCTCCCAGAGAGTCGTTGCTAAGACTGCCGCCAAAGCAACCGCCTTCAGCAGCGCCCCCGCCGACAGGCGTCGAGGAAATGGCGCCAACAGCACCGGCGGGCTTCCGGGAGCCGCAATGACGTCATCGGAGGCTCTCAAACGTCGCCGGCGCCAGGCCGCCAACGCCCGCGAGAGAAGACGGATGACCAGCCTGAACACCGCCTTTGATCGCCTGAGGGCCACCTTGCCCTCAGGCTCCCACAAGCTCTCGAAGCGCGACACTATCCAGATGGCCCTCAATTACATCACTGAGCTGTTCCTCCTGCTGCAGAAGGACTAACTAGCCAGGGGGCCTCTTCGCTTCAGTGGTGCCGATCAAACGACGACGCCGTTTTCGCATTGCCTTCAGAGGATGGGTGGTTTATTTAAGCCTTAGTGGGCATCAATCTGCTGAAATTATATCTGAACATCTTTCACTGACGACATATTAGCTTCTGCAATAACATTGCATTTAactagagaaaggaaaaataaattttatatttttactatcgaAGATGAAATTTCTGTATGATgctcaaattatatataaaaaatatattatagttGAAGCTGATATGACACTAAAATGATTTCCTGAACTTGTGACAAAGTCAATAAAGCTATTTGAAAAAGAGGAAAGAGTTTTGAAGAATCTTGTCCCTATTTTTCAAAAGAGAGTTTTCCCGAAAATTCGAAAGTCTACACAAGGTATGCAGTGCGGAAACGATCAAAAGAGCTAAAGTCAAAAGTGAAGAAagtctattttattcattttatttcactttctGATGACAATCTTCAAAAGACATCGGTCTGGGATGTATTTGgtgaaaaaaactttattactGTGTGATGTTATAACTTTTTGCTCGTGATTGTAGACCATATTTACCATCTCAATGTGACAGCAAGTTTGTGTGAaacactgactctctctctctctattgtgtgtgtgtgtgtgtgtgtgtgagagagagagagagagagagagtgacgtgaattgttttttttttttaaataaatgatctcgtctttctttctgtatttctcgttaccttctcttactttctaatgaacaccatattctttggaatcttgaatttcaagtcaatgtatgaataaggttcagctttggaataataatattaatactgaatAGTTTTAAGATATGAAGTATGAATCTTATTGCCCAGAACTTCACAGCTCTTCTGCACTCGATCACACCACCCCCACCcaactcccccaacccccctttgaATATCAATTATCTATTCTCAAAAAAGGGGCTGTTCCCCTGTCTTATGTCCCTTATCCAATATcctgatataaaaataatttttttagataaGAGCT
It includes:
- the LOC135212199 gene encoding musculin-like; the protein is MHPVLHPKPIHLAKLPAPRHHPVTHPSARLMMIRFDHARKMTPFPTDNKRIADLASLAGTSATRQRPPLGHRSSAERSCPSVSSCGNATSQRVVAKTAAKATAFSSAPADRRRGNGANSTGGLPGAAMTSSEALKRRRRQAANARERRRMTSLNTAFDRLRATLPSGSHKLSKRDTIQMALNYITELFLLLQKD